One Agelaius phoeniceus isolate bAgePho1 chromosome 6, bAgePho1.hap1, whole genome shotgun sequence DNA window includes the following coding sequences:
- the PLA2G4B gene encoding cytosolic phospholipase A2 beta isoform X2: MKFCPIHMLSVRIIQAKNIKSRDLWTVPLSCQNLAGQCYSLLDTSLKYLGISGCSGNLPSSPDSSSERHHLGDFLSHRCQASQMTASDCYVRLWLPSASPGKLQTKTIRNSDNPVWNETFYFRIQREVENILELAVCDEDALTKDDMQFTVLFNVARIRPGETIREIFALKPETERCFKKWESLEVEFWMERVPGPPEHLITNDVLVSREVCCLEVHVDINESRKYLKEGKNLVLTVPASHERTQKTTEDTDTFYFHCVKAWEPVLKVRLQKVSDKEDDNSNLSDTLTVPLKFLPVGHKVKVTLPIRHNVPLQLYLQLNACTEKLDVRLGYDLCQGEQEFLHKRKRVVAGALKRVLHLERDLHGHEVPVIAVMATGGGLRAMSAMFGHLLALQKLNLLDCVTYLTGASGSTWTLADLYEHADWSQKSLEGPLKAVKEQVTKCKLNLMSIDHLKYYHKELAERAKAGHVPSFTTLWSLVQEMFLHERPRKYKLTDQRKALEHGQNPLPFYAVLNVKEEKFGTFKFREWANFSPYEVAIPKYGVSIPSEYFDSEFFMGRRVKKLPESWICYLEGLWTNIFTRNLLDGLYWSSNSNEFWERWSQDMVDIEKHSPEEDVTVIEPPSCLSGKLYEMFQDIMTKRPLLGKSHNFLRGLEFHKDYIHQKKFIEWKDTVLDGFPNNLTPLQKYLCLIDVGYFINTSGAALFKPERNVDVIISLDYGLGHVFKQLEMTYKYCKIQNIPFPKVELSPEEEKNPKECYIFADAEDPRAPIVIHFPLVNDTFKEFKEPGVKRGHSEMEEGKVNLENNCSPYYLIRLIYSSENFDKLVNLSKYNILNNKDLLLQAIRSAVERKRSRRTGNFPSYSGYP, translated from the exons ATGAAGTTTTGCCCCATCCACATGCTTTCTGTAAGAATCATACAAGCTAAGAACATCAAGTCAAGAGACCTGT GGACAGTTCCACTTTCGTGCCAAAACCTTGCGGGGCAATGTTATTCACTGCTTGATACCAGTCTGAAGTATTTAGGCATCTCGGGCTGCAGTGGAAATCTTCCGTCAAGTCCTGACTCCAGCTCTGAAAGACATCATCTGGGAGATTTCCTTTCACACCGTTGCCAAGCCTCACAAA tgacagcaTCAGACTGCTATGTACGCTTGTGGCTGCCATCTGCTTCACCTGGAAAGCTTCAGACCAAAACCATCAGGAATTCTGACAACCCTGTCTGGAATGAGACTTTCTACTTTAGGATCCAGAGAGAAGTTGAG AATATTTTAGAATTGGCAGTGTGTGATGAAGATGCACTCACCAAAGATGACATGCAGTTCACAGTTCTTTTTAATGTTGCTAGAATCAGACCTGGGGAGACAATCCGCGAGATTTTTGCTTTGAAACCAGAG ACAGAGAGGTGCTTTAAGAAATGGGAAAGTTTGGAAGTGGAATTCTGGATGGAAAGAGT TCCTGGCCCTCCAGAGCATCTCATTACCAATGATGTCCTAGTG tctcGTGAGGTTTGCTGCTTGGAAGTACATGTGGACATTAATGAAAGCAGGAAATACTTGAAAG AGGGCAAAAATCTCGTGCTTACGGTGCCTGCATCCCATGAGAGAACCCAGAAGACGACAGAGGACACCGATACTTTCTACTTCCACTGCGTGAAGGCTTGGGAGCCAGTTCTAAAAGTCAGGCTGCAG AAAGTTTCTGATAAGGAAGATGACAACAGCAATTTAAGTGACACCTTAACAGTACCACTGAAATTTCTCCCTGTTGGACATAAAGTGAAAGTAACCCTTCCCATAAGACAT AATGTACCACTACAGTTGTACCTCCAACTAAATGCTTG CACAGAAAAACTAGATGTGCGCTTAGGGTATGATCTGTGCCAAGGAGAGCAGGAGTTCCTGCATAAGAGGAAGAGAGTCGTTGCTGGTGCCCTGAAAAGGGTTCTTCACCTGGAAAGAGATCTACATGGACATGAG GTCCCAGTAATAGCTGTTATGGCAACAGGTGGAGGTCTCAGAGCAATGTCAGCTATGTTTGGCCATCTCTTAGCTCTTCAGAAGCTAAATCTGTTGGACTGTGTCACCTACCTCACTGGGGCTTCTGGCTCAACATG GACCCTAGCAGACCTGTATGAGCATGCTGACTGGTCACAGAAGTCTCTTGAGGGGCCACTTAAAGCAGTAAAAGAACAAGTGACAAAATGCAAACTCAACCTTATGTCTATAGACCATCTGAAGTATTATCACAAGGAACTTGCTGAAAGGGCAaaagcaggacatgtgccatcTTTTACAACTCTGTGGTCACTTGTTCAGGAGATGTTCTTGCATGAACGG CCAAGAAAGTACAAACTCACAGACCAGCGCAAGGCACTGGAGCATGGACAAAACCCACTGCCTTTCTATGCAGTCCTCAATGTGAAAGAGGAGAAGTTTGGTACTTTCAAATTTAGAG AGTGGGCAAATTTCTCTCCTTACGAAGTGGCCATACCAAAATATGGAGTCTCCATTCCTTCAGAATATTTTGACAGCGAGTTCTTCATGGGAAGGAGAGTGAAGAAGCTGCCAGAATCTTGGATCTGCTATCTGGAAG GTCTTTGGACAAACATCTTTACTAGGAATTTGCTGGATGGCTTGTACTGGTCCTCAAATTCAAATGAATTCTGGGAACGATGGTCCCAAGATATGGTAGATATAG AAAAACATTCTCCTGAGGAAGATGTTACTGTTATTGAGCCTCCATCTTGCTTGTCAGGAAAGTTGTATGAAATGTTTCAGGACATCATGACCAAGCGTCCACTGCTGGGAAAGTCTCATAATTTCCTGAGAGGCTTAGAGTTTCACAAGGATTATATCCATCAGAAAAAATTTATTGAATGGAAAG acACTGTGCTGGATGGTTTCCCTAACAATCTGACACCGCTGCAGAAGTATCTTTGTCTGATAGATGTTGGCTACTTCATCAACACCAGTGGTGCAGCACTTTTCAAGCCAGAGAGGAATGTAGATGTCATTATATCCCTTGATTATGGTTTGGGACATGTGTTCAAG CAATTAGAGATGACATACAAATATTGCAAGATACAAAATATCCCATTCCCCAAAGTGGAGCTAAGTCCAGAAGAAGAGAAGAACCCAAAGGAATGTTATATATTTGCGGATGCAGAGGACCCCAGAGCACCCATAGTAATCCATTTTCCCTTGGTGAATGACACCTTTAAGGAATTCAAGGAGCCAG gAGTGAAGCGTGGTCACTCAGAGATGGAAGAAGGCAAAGTAAATCTGGAGAACAACTGCTCACCGTACTACCTCATTAGGCTAATTTATTCCTCTGAAAATTTTGATAAACTTGTGAACCTGAGCAAATACAACATCCTCAATAACAAAGACCTGCTTCTCCAGGCAATCAGGAGTGCTGTAGAACgaaagagaagcagaaggaCTGGGAATTTCCCCAGCTACTCTGGATACCCCTAA
- the PLA2G4B gene encoding cytosolic phospholipase A2 beta isoform X4 → MLQKWMLGFSLPFGTLEMLLFIGLECNCLGCNNTQMKFCPIHMLSVRIIQAKNIKSRDLLTASDCYVRLWLPSASPGKLQTKTIRNSDNPVWNETFYFRIQREVENILELAVCDEDALTKDDMQFTVLFNVARIRPGETIREIFALKPETERCFKKWESLEVEFWMERVPGPPEHLITNDVLVSREVCCLEVHVDINESRKYLKEGKNLVLTVPASHERTQKTTEDTDTFYFHCVKAWEPVLKVRLQKVSDKEDDNSNLSDTLTVPLKFLPVGHKVKVTLPIRHNVPLQLYLQLNACTEKLDVRLGYDLCQGEQEFLHKRKRVVAGALKRVLHLERDLHGHEVPVIAVMATGGGLRAMSAMFGHLLALQKLNLLDCVTYLTGASGSTWTLADLYEHADWSQKSLEGPLKAVKEQVTKCKLNLMSIDHLKYYHKELAERAKAGHVPSFTTLWSLVQEMFLHERPRKYKLTDQRKALEHGQNPLPFYAVLNVKEEKFGTFKFREWANFSPYEVAIPKYGVSIPSEYFDSEFFMGRRVKKLPESWICYLEGLWTNIFTRNLLDGLYWSSNSNEFWERWSQDMVDIEKHSPEEDVTVIEPPSCLSGKLYEMFQDIMTKRPLLGKSHNFLRGLEFHKDYIHQKKFIEWKDTVLDGFPNNLTPLQKYLCLIDVGYFINTSGAALFKPERNVDVIISLDYGLGHVFKQLEMTYKYCKIQNIPFPKVELSPEEEKNPKECYIFADAEDPRAPIVIHFPLVNDTFKEFKEPGVKRGHSEMEEGKVNLENNCSPYYLIRLIYSSENFDKLVNLSKYNILNNKDLLLQAIRSAVERKRSRRTGNFPSYSGYP, encoded by the exons gttTTAGCCTTCCCTTTGGTACTCTGGAGATGCTACTATTTATTGGCCTGGAGTGTAATTGCTTAGGATGCAACAATACACAG ATGAAGTTTTGCCCCATCCACATGCTTTCTGTAAGAATCATACAAGCTAAGAACATCAAGTCAAGAGACCTGT tgacagcaTCAGACTGCTATGTACGCTTGTGGCTGCCATCTGCTTCACCTGGAAAGCTTCAGACCAAAACCATCAGGAATTCTGACAACCCTGTCTGGAATGAGACTTTCTACTTTAGGATCCAGAGAGAAGTTGAG AATATTTTAGAATTGGCAGTGTGTGATGAAGATGCACTCACCAAAGATGACATGCAGTTCACAGTTCTTTTTAATGTTGCTAGAATCAGACCTGGGGAGACAATCCGCGAGATTTTTGCTTTGAAACCAGAG ACAGAGAGGTGCTTTAAGAAATGGGAAAGTTTGGAAGTGGAATTCTGGATGGAAAGAGT TCCTGGCCCTCCAGAGCATCTCATTACCAATGATGTCCTAGTG tctcGTGAGGTTTGCTGCTTGGAAGTACATGTGGACATTAATGAAAGCAGGAAATACTTGAAAG AGGGCAAAAATCTCGTGCTTACGGTGCCTGCATCCCATGAGAGAACCCAGAAGACGACAGAGGACACCGATACTTTCTACTTCCACTGCGTGAAGGCTTGGGAGCCAGTTCTAAAAGTCAGGCTGCAG AAAGTTTCTGATAAGGAAGATGACAACAGCAATTTAAGTGACACCTTAACAGTACCACTGAAATTTCTCCCTGTTGGACATAAAGTGAAAGTAACCCTTCCCATAAGACAT AATGTACCACTACAGTTGTACCTCCAACTAAATGCTTG CACAGAAAAACTAGATGTGCGCTTAGGGTATGATCTGTGCCAAGGAGAGCAGGAGTTCCTGCATAAGAGGAAGAGAGTCGTTGCTGGTGCCCTGAAAAGGGTTCTTCACCTGGAAAGAGATCTACATGGACATGAG GTCCCAGTAATAGCTGTTATGGCAACAGGTGGAGGTCTCAGAGCAATGTCAGCTATGTTTGGCCATCTCTTAGCTCTTCAGAAGCTAAATCTGTTGGACTGTGTCACCTACCTCACTGGGGCTTCTGGCTCAACATG GACCCTAGCAGACCTGTATGAGCATGCTGACTGGTCACAGAAGTCTCTTGAGGGGCCACTTAAAGCAGTAAAAGAACAAGTGACAAAATGCAAACTCAACCTTATGTCTATAGACCATCTGAAGTATTATCACAAGGAACTTGCTGAAAGGGCAaaagcaggacatgtgccatcTTTTACAACTCTGTGGTCACTTGTTCAGGAGATGTTCTTGCATGAACGG CCAAGAAAGTACAAACTCACAGACCAGCGCAAGGCACTGGAGCATGGACAAAACCCACTGCCTTTCTATGCAGTCCTCAATGTGAAAGAGGAGAAGTTTGGTACTTTCAAATTTAGAG AGTGGGCAAATTTCTCTCCTTACGAAGTGGCCATACCAAAATATGGAGTCTCCATTCCTTCAGAATATTTTGACAGCGAGTTCTTCATGGGAAGGAGAGTGAAGAAGCTGCCAGAATCTTGGATCTGCTATCTGGAAG GTCTTTGGACAAACATCTTTACTAGGAATTTGCTGGATGGCTTGTACTGGTCCTCAAATTCAAATGAATTCTGGGAACGATGGTCCCAAGATATGGTAGATATAG AAAAACATTCTCCTGAGGAAGATGTTACTGTTATTGAGCCTCCATCTTGCTTGTCAGGAAAGTTGTATGAAATGTTTCAGGACATCATGACCAAGCGTCCACTGCTGGGAAAGTCTCATAATTTCCTGAGAGGCTTAGAGTTTCACAAGGATTATATCCATCAGAAAAAATTTATTGAATGGAAAG acACTGTGCTGGATGGTTTCCCTAACAATCTGACACCGCTGCAGAAGTATCTTTGTCTGATAGATGTTGGCTACTTCATCAACACCAGTGGTGCAGCACTTTTCAAGCCAGAGAGGAATGTAGATGTCATTATATCCCTTGATTATGGTTTGGGACATGTGTTCAAG CAATTAGAGATGACATACAAATATTGCAAGATACAAAATATCCCATTCCCCAAAGTGGAGCTAAGTCCAGAAGAAGAGAAGAACCCAAAGGAATGTTATATATTTGCGGATGCAGAGGACCCCAGAGCACCCATAGTAATCCATTTTCCCTTGGTGAATGACACCTTTAAGGAATTCAAGGAGCCAG gAGTGAAGCGTGGTCACTCAGAGATGGAAGAAGGCAAAGTAAATCTGGAGAACAACTGCTCACCGTACTACCTCATTAGGCTAATTTATTCCTCTGAAAATTTTGATAAACTTGTGAACCTGAGCAAATACAACATCCTCAATAACAAAGACCTGCTTCTCCAGGCAATCAGGAGTGCTGTAGAACgaaagagaagcagaaggaCTGGGAATTTCCCCAGCTACTCTGGATACCCCTAA
- the PLA2G4B gene encoding cytosolic phospholipase A2 beta isoform X5 translates to MKFCPIHMLSVRIIQAKNIKSRDLLTASDCYVRLWLPSASPGKLQTKTIRNSDNPVWNETFYFRIQREVENILELAVCDEDALTKDDMQFTVLFNVARIRPGETIREIFALKPETERCFKKWESLEVEFWMERVPGPPEHLITNDVLVSREVCCLEVHVDINESRKYLKEGKNLVLTVPASHERTQKTTEDTDTFYFHCVKAWEPVLKVRLQKVSDKEDDNSNLSDTLTVPLKFLPVGHKVKVTLPIRHNVPLQLYLQLNACTEKLDVRLGYDLCQGEQEFLHKRKRVVAGALKRVLHLERDLHGHEVPVIAVMATGGGLRAMSAMFGHLLALQKLNLLDCVTYLTGASGSTWTLADLYEHADWSQKSLEGPLKAVKEQVTKCKLNLMSIDHLKYYHKELAERAKAGHVPSFTTLWSLVQEMFLHERPRKYKLTDQRKALEHGQNPLPFYAVLNVKEEKFGTFKFREWANFSPYEVAIPKYGVSIPSEYFDSEFFMGRRVKKLPESWICYLEGLWTNIFTRNLLDGLYWSSNSNEFWERWSQDMVDIEKHSPEEDVTVIEPPSCLSGKLYEMFQDIMTKRPLLGKSHNFLRGLEFHKDYIHQKKFIEWKDTVLDGFPNNLTPLQKYLCLIDVGYFINTSGAALFKPERNVDVIISLDYGLGHVFKQLEMTYKYCKIQNIPFPKVELSPEEEKNPKECYIFADAEDPRAPIVIHFPLVNDTFKEFKEPGVKRGHSEMEEGKVNLENNCSPYYLIRLIYSSENFDKLVNLSKYNILNNKDLLLQAIRSAVERKRSRRTGNFPSYSGYP, encoded by the exons ATGAAGTTTTGCCCCATCCACATGCTTTCTGTAAGAATCATACAAGCTAAGAACATCAAGTCAAGAGACCTGT tgacagcaTCAGACTGCTATGTACGCTTGTGGCTGCCATCTGCTTCACCTGGAAAGCTTCAGACCAAAACCATCAGGAATTCTGACAACCCTGTCTGGAATGAGACTTTCTACTTTAGGATCCAGAGAGAAGTTGAG AATATTTTAGAATTGGCAGTGTGTGATGAAGATGCACTCACCAAAGATGACATGCAGTTCACAGTTCTTTTTAATGTTGCTAGAATCAGACCTGGGGAGACAATCCGCGAGATTTTTGCTTTGAAACCAGAG ACAGAGAGGTGCTTTAAGAAATGGGAAAGTTTGGAAGTGGAATTCTGGATGGAAAGAGT TCCTGGCCCTCCAGAGCATCTCATTACCAATGATGTCCTAGTG tctcGTGAGGTTTGCTGCTTGGAAGTACATGTGGACATTAATGAAAGCAGGAAATACTTGAAAG AGGGCAAAAATCTCGTGCTTACGGTGCCTGCATCCCATGAGAGAACCCAGAAGACGACAGAGGACACCGATACTTTCTACTTCCACTGCGTGAAGGCTTGGGAGCCAGTTCTAAAAGTCAGGCTGCAG AAAGTTTCTGATAAGGAAGATGACAACAGCAATTTAAGTGACACCTTAACAGTACCACTGAAATTTCTCCCTGTTGGACATAAAGTGAAAGTAACCCTTCCCATAAGACAT AATGTACCACTACAGTTGTACCTCCAACTAAATGCTTG CACAGAAAAACTAGATGTGCGCTTAGGGTATGATCTGTGCCAAGGAGAGCAGGAGTTCCTGCATAAGAGGAAGAGAGTCGTTGCTGGTGCCCTGAAAAGGGTTCTTCACCTGGAAAGAGATCTACATGGACATGAG GTCCCAGTAATAGCTGTTATGGCAACAGGTGGAGGTCTCAGAGCAATGTCAGCTATGTTTGGCCATCTCTTAGCTCTTCAGAAGCTAAATCTGTTGGACTGTGTCACCTACCTCACTGGGGCTTCTGGCTCAACATG GACCCTAGCAGACCTGTATGAGCATGCTGACTGGTCACAGAAGTCTCTTGAGGGGCCACTTAAAGCAGTAAAAGAACAAGTGACAAAATGCAAACTCAACCTTATGTCTATAGACCATCTGAAGTATTATCACAAGGAACTTGCTGAAAGGGCAaaagcaggacatgtgccatcTTTTACAACTCTGTGGTCACTTGTTCAGGAGATGTTCTTGCATGAACGG CCAAGAAAGTACAAACTCACAGACCAGCGCAAGGCACTGGAGCATGGACAAAACCCACTGCCTTTCTATGCAGTCCTCAATGTGAAAGAGGAGAAGTTTGGTACTTTCAAATTTAGAG AGTGGGCAAATTTCTCTCCTTACGAAGTGGCCATACCAAAATATGGAGTCTCCATTCCTTCAGAATATTTTGACAGCGAGTTCTTCATGGGAAGGAGAGTGAAGAAGCTGCCAGAATCTTGGATCTGCTATCTGGAAG GTCTTTGGACAAACATCTTTACTAGGAATTTGCTGGATGGCTTGTACTGGTCCTCAAATTCAAATGAATTCTGGGAACGATGGTCCCAAGATATGGTAGATATAG AAAAACATTCTCCTGAGGAAGATGTTACTGTTATTGAGCCTCCATCTTGCTTGTCAGGAAAGTTGTATGAAATGTTTCAGGACATCATGACCAAGCGTCCACTGCTGGGAAAGTCTCATAATTTCCTGAGAGGCTTAGAGTTTCACAAGGATTATATCCATCAGAAAAAATTTATTGAATGGAAAG acACTGTGCTGGATGGTTTCCCTAACAATCTGACACCGCTGCAGAAGTATCTTTGTCTGATAGATGTTGGCTACTTCATCAACACCAGTGGTGCAGCACTTTTCAAGCCAGAGAGGAATGTAGATGTCATTATATCCCTTGATTATGGTTTGGGACATGTGTTCAAG CAATTAGAGATGACATACAAATATTGCAAGATACAAAATATCCCATTCCCCAAAGTGGAGCTAAGTCCAGAAGAAGAGAAGAACCCAAAGGAATGTTATATATTTGCGGATGCAGAGGACCCCAGAGCACCCATAGTAATCCATTTTCCCTTGGTGAATGACACCTTTAAGGAATTCAAGGAGCCAG gAGTGAAGCGTGGTCACTCAGAGATGGAAGAAGGCAAAGTAAATCTGGAGAACAACTGCTCACCGTACTACCTCATTAGGCTAATTTATTCCTCTGAAAATTTTGATAAACTTGTGAACCTGAGCAAATACAACATCCTCAATAACAAAGACCTGCTTCTCCAGGCAATCAGGAGTGCTGTAGAACgaaagagaagcagaaggaCTGGGAATTTCCCCAGCTACTCTGGATACCCCTAA
- the PLA2G4B gene encoding cytosolic phospholipase A2 beta isoform X1, which yields MLQKWMLGFSLPFGTLEMLLFIGLECNCLGCNNTQMKFCPIHMLSVRIIQAKNIKSRDLWTVPLSCQNLAGQCYSLLDTSLKYLGISGCSGNLPSSPDSSSERHHLGDFLSHRCQASQMTASDCYVRLWLPSASPGKLQTKTIRNSDNPVWNETFYFRIQREVENILELAVCDEDALTKDDMQFTVLFNVARIRPGETIREIFALKPETERCFKKWESLEVEFWMERVPGPPEHLITNDVLVSREVCCLEVHVDINESRKYLKEGKNLVLTVPASHERTQKTTEDTDTFYFHCVKAWEPVLKVRLQKVSDKEDDNSNLSDTLTVPLKFLPVGHKVKVTLPIRHNVPLQLYLQLNACTEKLDVRLGYDLCQGEQEFLHKRKRVVAGALKRVLHLERDLHGHEVPVIAVMATGGGLRAMSAMFGHLLALQKLNLLDCVTYLTGASGSTWTLADLYEHADWSQKSLEGPLKAVKEQVTKCKLNLMSIDHLKYYHKELAERAKAGHVPSFTTLWSLVQEMFLHERPRKYKLTDQRKALEHGQNPLPFYAVLNVKEEKFGTFKFREWANFSPYEVAIPKYGVSIPSEYFDSEFFMGRRVKKLPESWICYLEGLWTNIFTRNLLDGLYWSSNSNEFWERWSQDMVDIEKHSPEEDVTVIEPPSCLSGKLYEMFQDIMTKRPLLGKSHNFLRGLEFHKDYIHQKKFIEWKDTVLDGFPNNLTPLQKYLCLIDVGYFINTSGAALFKPERNVDVIISLDYGLGHVFKQLEMTYKYCKIQNIPFPKVELSPEEEKNPKECYIFADAEDPRAPIVIHFPLVNDTFKEFKEPGVKRGHSEMEEGKVNLENNCSPYYLIRLIYSSENFDKLVNLSKYNILNNKDLLLQAIRSAVERKRSRRTGNFPSYSGYP from the exons gttTTAGCCTTCCCTTTGGTACTCTGGAGATGCTACTATTTATTGGCCTGGAGTGTAATTGCTTAGGATGCAACAATACACAG ATGAAGTTTTGCCCCATCCACATGCTTTCTGTAAGAATCATACAAGCTAAGAACATCAAGTCAAGAGACCTGT GGACAGTTCCACTTTCGTGCCAAAACCTTGCGGGGCAATGTTATTCACTGCTTGATACCAGTCTGAAGTATTTAGGCATCTCGGGCTGCAGTGGAAATCTTCCGTCAAGTCCTGACTCCAGCTCTGAAAGACATCATCTGGGAGATTTCCTTTCACACCGTTGCCAAGCCTCACAAA tgacagcaTCAGACTGCTATGTACGCTTGTGGCTGCCATCTGCTTCACCTGGAAAGCTTCAGACCAAAACCATCAGGAATTCTGACAACCCTGTCTGGAATGAGACTTTCTACTTTAGGATCCAGAGAGAAGTTGAG AATATTTTAGAATTGGCAGTGTGTGATGAAGATGCACTCACCAAAGATGACATGCAGTTCACAGTTCTTTTTAATGTTGCTAGAATCAGACCTGGGGAGACAATCCGCGAGATTTTTGCTTTGAAACCAGAG ACAGAGAGGTGCTTTAAGAAATGGGAAAGTTTGGAAGTGGAATTCTGGATGGAAAGAGT TCCTGGCCCTCCAGAGCATCTCATTACCAATGATGTCCTAGTG tctcGTGAGGTTTGCTGCTTGGAAGTACATGTGGACATTAATGAAAGCAGGAAATACTTGAAAG AGGGCAAAAATCTCGTGCTTACGGTGCCTGCATCCCATGAGAGAACCCAGAAGACGACAGAGGACACCGATACTTTCTACTTCCACTGCGTGAAGGCTTGGGAGCCAGTTCTAAAAGTCAGGCTGCAG AAAGTTTCTGATAAGGAAGATGACAACAGCAATTTAAGTGACACCTTAACAGTACCACTGAAATTTCTCCCTGTTGGACATAAAGTGAAAGTAACCCTTCCCATAAGACAT AATGTACCACTACAGTTGTACCTCCAACTAAATGCTTG CACAGAAAAACTAGATGTGCGCTTAGGGTATGATCTGTGCCAAGGAGAGCAGGAGTTCCTGCATAAGAGGAAGAGAGTCGTTGCTGGTGCCCTGAAAAGGGTTCTTCACCTGGAAAGAGATCTACATGGACATGAG GTCCCAGTAATAGCTGTTATGGCAACAGGTGGAGGTCTCAGAGCAATGTCAGCTATGTTTGGCCATCTCTTAGCTCTTCAGAAGCTAAATCTGTTGGACTGTGTCACCTACCTCACTGGGGCTTCTGGCTCAACATG GACCCTAGCAGACCTGTATGAGCATGCTGACTGGTCACAGAAGTCTCTTGAGGGGCCACTTAAAGCAGTAAAAGAACAAGTGACAAAATGCAAACTCAACCTTATGTCTATAGACCATCTGAAGTATTATCACAAGGAACTTGCTGAAAGGGCAaaagcaggacatgtgccatcTTTTACAACTCTGTGGTCACTTGTTCAGGAGATGTTCTTGCATGAACGG CCAAGAAAGTACAAACTCACAGACCAGCGCAAGGCACTGGAGCATGGACAAAACCCACTGCCTTTCTATGCAGTCCTCAATGTGAAAGAGGAGAAGTTTGGTACTTTCAAATTTAGAG AGTGGGCAAATTTCTCTCCTTACGAAGTGGCCATACCAAAATATGGAGTCTCCATTCCTTCAGAATATTTTGACAGCGAGTTCTTCATGGGAAGGAGAGTGAAGAAGCTGCCAGAATCTTGGATCTGCTATCTGGAAG GTCTTTGGACAAACATCTTTACTAGGAATTTGCTGGATGGCTTGTACTGGTCCTCAAATTCAAATGAATTCTGGGAACGATGGTCCCAAGATATGGTAGATATAG AAAAACATTCTCCTGAGGAAGATGTTACTGTTATTGAGCCTCCATCTTGCTTGTCAGGAAAGTTGTATGAAATGTTTCAGGACATCATGACCAAGCGTCCACTGCTGGGAAAGTCTCATAATTTCCTGAGAGGCTTAGAGTTTCACAAGGATTATATCCATCAGAAAAAATTTATTGAATGGAAAG acACTGTGCTGGATGGTTTCCCTAACAATCTGACACCGCTGCAGAAGTATCTTTGTCTGATAGATGTTGGCTACTTCATCAACACCAGTGGTGCAGCACTTTTCAAGCCAGAGAGGAATGTAGATGTCATTATATCCCTTGATTATGGTTTGGGACATGTGTTCAAG CAATTAGAGATGACATACAAATATTGCAAGATACAAAATATCCCATTCCCCAAAGTGGAGCTAAGTCCAGAAGAAGAGAAGAACCCAAAGGAATGTTATATATTTGCGGATGCAGAGGACCCCAGAGCACCCATAGTAATCCATTTTCCCTTGGTGAATGACACCTTTAAGGAATTCAAGGAGCCAG gAGTGAAGCGTGGTCACTCAGAGATGGAAGAAGGCAAAGTAAATCTGGAGAACAACTGCTCACCGTACTACCTCATTAGGCTAATTTATTCCTCTGAAAATTTTGATAAACTTGTGAACCTGAGCAAATACAACATCCTCAATAACAAAGACCTGCTTCTCCAGGCAATCAGGAGTGCTGTAGAACgaaagagaagcagaaggaCTGGGAATTTCCCCAGCTACTCTGGATACCCCTAA